The following is a genomic window from Verrucomicrobiota bacterium.
CGGACTGAAGAGGCGGCCGAGAAACCAAACAACTTCCTCTACTACCAGATCAACTATACGCTGACCGAGGTGCCCGCCGACACGGCGTACTTCCACGCGCAGTTCCGCCGCGTCAATCCGATCCCGCTCGGCGACGTCTACACGATCCTCGACGGCGTGAAGGGACAGGGCCACTACGTCGGCGTCTCGACCGGCTGGGGCATCAACCAGAACGGCTGGTGGGGCGAGGGCGAGATCAAGTTCTACATTGACGGCGACGGCGAGTTCCCGACCATCTGCGGCACGGGCCTCGAAGATTACTTCGGCGGCGCGTGGGACTGGGAAGTGGACAAGCAGTACATGCTCTACACCACGCCGTTCCTCGGCATGCACCAGGTTATCAAACCCGACGGCCTCTACAGCGCCCAGCACCGGCACGCGCTCTACCGCTGGCACATCATGGACCCGGTCCGGTTCGAGCAGGACCTGAAAGTGACGATCCATGCGCTCGGCCACGGGCCCGACGGCGGCTTCTGCCTGGGCAACCACGACGTCTCGTCGGTTGCTTTCTGGTATCAGACGCTGCCGACGGCGCCGTTCCCCAGGTTCCCGGGCCGCTCCGAGCTGGTCATCTGGTAGAGCTTCGGCAGAAGGACACGAGAGCCACAGATCGCACAGATGGCACAGATCGTTCGGAGAGGGCGCTGTGCCAATCAGTGTGATCTGTGGCTTCTTTCTATCCTCTCCCACCAGCGCCTTTTCCCTGTTCTCGATGGGCAGCTTGTCCTACCATGCGCGCCGCTTCGACGAAAACACCGACCACCCATAAGCTATGCGGGAGGCGACCATGAACGGCTTCAACGGACTGGGACTGCATCTGGGGAACCTGTCGCGCTTGTCGGACGCCGAATCGCGCTCGATCAGCGCCGAGAACCCGACGGGCGGGAAGGGCAAGGGCGCCATGGCCGAGGCCGAGCCGAAAGGTGCGGCGCGCGACCTGGGCCGCGGCTGGAAGTGCCGCCCGTGCATCAACCCCGAGCCGGGCGAGCTCGTCACGCTCGCCGACATCGAAGGCCCCGGCGCGATCCAGAGCATCTGGATGACGGGCTCCATGTGCCGCGACCTCATCGTCCGCATCTACTGGGACGGGCAGAAGGAACCGTCGGTCGAATGCCCGCTGCCCGACTTCTTCGCGGTGCCGTGGTCGTCGCTGCAGCGCGAGTTCCGCCAGTTCGCGCAGCTCACGTCGCTGCCGGTCTGCGTCAACCCGAACCACGGTTTGAACTGCTACTGGGAAATGCCGTTCCGCAAGCACTGCCGGATCACAGTTGAAAACACCAATCCGACCGAGAAGCGCAATTGCTTCTACCAGATCAACTACACGCTGACCGACGTGCCCGACGACGCCGCTTACTTCCACGCCCAGTTCCGGCGCGTCAACCCACTGCCATACGGCGAGGTGTACACGATCCTTGACGGCGTGAAAGGCCGCGGCCACTATGTCGGCGTCTCGATGGGCTGGGGCATCAACAACAACGGCTGGTGGGGCGAGGGTGAGATCAAGTTCTACATCGACGGCGACGGCGAGTTCCCCACCATCTGCGGCACGGGGACGGAGGACTACT
Proteins encoded in this region:
- a CDS encoding DUF2961 domain-containing protein, producing MNGFNGLGLHLGNLSRLSDAESRSISAENPTGGKGKGAMAEAEPKGAARDLGRGWKCRPCINPEPGELVTLADIEGPGAIQSIWMTGSMCRDLIVRIYWDGQKEPSVECPLPDFFAVPWSSLQREFRQFAQLTSLPVCVNPNHGLNCYWEMPFRKHCRITVENTNPTEKRNCFYQINYTLTDVPDDAAYFHAQFRRVNPLPYGEVYTILDGVKGRGHYVGVSMGWGINNNGWWGEGEIKFYIDGDGEFPTICGTGTEDYFGGAWDWEINEEYATYTTPFLGMHQVIKTDGLYNVQHRHALYRWHVMDPVRFKKDLKVTIQALGWRSGGRYLPGQHEISSVAYWYQTLPAAPFPKLPDRDGLEIV
- a CDS encoding DUF2961 domain-containing protein, which produces MQGFNGLGMSLGNLARLSKAKTRSISAENPTGEKGKGAMADPDPGASLAHLGKGWKCRPTVSFKPGETVVLADIKGPGAIQSIWMTTGTNRNLILRFYWDDQEQPSVECPLPDFFASPWCYSKAQHTLPGGPFAPVNSLPVVVNPSWGFNCYWEMPFRTRCRITAENIKPSDRRTEEAAEKPNNFLYYQINYTLTEVPADTAYFHAQFRRVNPIPLGDVYTILDGVKGQGHYVGVSTGWGINQNGWWGEGEIKFYIDGDGEFPTICGTGLEDYFGGAWDWEVDKQYMLYTTPFLGMHQVIKPDGLYSAQHRHALYRWHIMDPVRFEQDLKVTIHALGHGPDGGFCLGNHDVSSVAFWYQTLPTAPFPRFPGRSELVIW